The Candidatus Binataceae bacterium DNA window AGTACACTCGCAGCGTCTGGAGAAGATCCAGGTACTGAGCCACGGCCGCGTTCGTCGCGCCCGCCTCTACTATCTGCGCAAGCGTCAAGGCAAAGCAGCGCGTCTCGACACCATCACCCACGAGTAGGGTCGACTCAATTCTGCCCGGCCCGTGCAGGACTGGCTCGCCCGTACGGTCGGTCAATCGCAAGCACGGATAAGATTGGGTGGATCGTCTACTTGGCCCGGTTCGTCATCTGAACATGGCCATAGAAGTGGGCACCCTCGTTGATCGCGAACTTCTCGGCCTCGATATTGCCGTGAACGCGTGCACGCGGCCCCAGCACAACGAGTTTTGATTCGACCACGTCACCCCGCAACTCCCCCATGATGAGCAGGCGTGGCGCGCGCACCTTGCCTTCTATAGTGCCCTCTTCGCTGATCACGACCAGCGCTGCCGAGGAAACCTCGCCCCGAAATCTTCCCTCAATTCTGACCGGCTCGTGGAAAATCAGCCGACCGGAAACGTTGATGTTCCGCCCCACCGC harbors:
- a CDS encoding polymer-forming cytoskeletal protein yields the protein MDRTGHLGTHGVPQGAPGSPEAPASSWVEERTRVAVGRNINVSGRLIFHEPVRIEGRFRGEVSSAALVVISEEGTIEGKVRAPRLLIMGELRGDVVESKLVVLGPRARVHGNIEAEKFAINEGAHFYGHVQMTNRAK